In the genome of Patagioenas fasciata isolate bPatFas1 chromosome 12, bPatFas1.hap1, whole genome shotgun sequence, one region contains:
- the FANCI gene encoding Fanconi anemia group I protein isoform X4, translated as MAQRILELAAEEAPERLQEALQSLGESELGDMVTRQALKGRETAALLRGIFKGSPCSQRSGVLRRLQVYKHCIPLVESGDLNLGKVSEIIGLLMLEARQLPGHALAELATLFVDVVKGGSLSNGKSLELFSTVLTALASLKENLAYGKGELNGEEFKKQLINTLCSSKWDPQSVIHLANMFRDIPLSGEELQFVVEKVLRMFSKLDLQEIPPLVYQLLLLSAKGSKKTVLEGIISFFNELDKRQKEEQRVPQSMDLKVATMPLDQLRHVEGTVILHIVSVINLDQDLGKELIRLLKAEQQKDPGRALCPFSVALLLSVAVKHRLQEQIFDLLKTSITRSCKDLQFLQASKFLQDLFPQQYDVTAVILEVVKNSAFGWDHVTQGLVDLGFSLMESYEPKKPFGGKTADTSSGLSKMPAQQACRLGASILLETFKVHDPIRSDILEQVLNRVLTKAASPVSHFIDLLSNIVVSAPLVLQTSSSKVTETFDNLSFLPIDTVQGLLRAVQPLLKVSMSARDSLILVLQKAIFSRQLDARKAAVAGFLLLLRNFKILGSLSSSQCSQAIGATQVQADVHACYNSAANEAFCLEILGSLRRCLSQQSDVRLMLYEGFYDVLRRNSQLASSIMEMLLSQIKQYYLPQPDLLPPLKLEGCIMAQGDQIFLQEPLAHLLCCIQHCLAWYKSTVHLCQQAEDDDEEEDVGFEQNFEDMLESVTRRMIKSELEDFELDKSADFSLSSGVGVKNNIYAIQVMGICEVLIEYNFNIGNFSKNKFEDVLGLFTCYNKLSEILKEKAGKNKSTLGNKTARSFLSMGFVSTLLTALFRDNAQSHEESLGVLRSSTEFLRYAVSVALQKVQQLEETGQTDGPDGQNPEKMFQNLCKITRVLLWRYTSVPTVVEESGKKKGKSISLLCLEGLLRIFNTVQQLYAARIPQFLQALDITDGDAEETDINVTEKAAFQIRQFQRSLVNQFSSAEDDFNSKETQSLITVLSTLSKHLDPASQQFLQFLTWTVKICKENALEDVACCKGLLSLLFSLHVLYKSPVGLLRELAQDIHACLGDIDQDMEVESRSHFAIVNAKTAAPTVCLLVLAQADKVLEEVDWLIKKLTSLGSDASEDSSQASNQSQALEKGVILQLGTLLTVYHELVQTALPAGSCVDTLLRSLSKTYAILTSLIKHYIQACRSTSNTIPGRLEKLVKLSGSHLTPQCYSFITYVQLVMLSAGQSLTWLAFLPC; from the exons ATGGCCCAGCGCATCCTGGAGCTGGCGGCCGAGGAGGCCCCGGAGCGACTCCAGGAggccctgcagagcctgggggagaGCGAG CTGGGCGACATGGTGACAAGGCAGGCCCTGAAGGGGAGGGAGACGGCAGCTTTGCTTAGAGGCATCTTCAAAG GCTCCCCTTGTTCCCAGAGAAGCGGTGTTCTCAGGAGGCTTCAGGTTTACAAGCACTGCATCCCGCTAGTGGAGTCAGGAGACCTGAATTTGGGCAAGGTGTCTGAAATCATAGGACTGCTGATGCTGGAG GCTCGACAGCTGCCAGGCCACGCATTGGCTGAACTTGCCACCCTGTTTGTTGATGTTGTTAAAGGCGGCAGCCTGTCTAATGGGAAATCCTTGGAGTTGTTTTCCACCGTTCTCACTGCACTGGCCAGTCTGAAGGAGAACCTGGCTTATGGGAAAG GTGAACTGAACGGGGAAGAGTTTAAGAAACAACTGATAAACACCCTCTGCTCAAGCAA GTGGGATCCTCAGAGTGTAATACATCTTGCCAACATGTTCAG GGATATTCCACTATCGGGAGAGGAGCTGCAGTTTGTGGTGGAAAAGGTCCTTAGGATGTTCTCCAAATTAGACCTGCAGGAAATTCCCCCTCTGGTCTATcagttgctgctgctttctgcaaaG GGCAGTAAGAAGACTGTTTTAGAAGGAATAATCAGTTTTTTCAATGAGTTGGATAAGAGACAAAAGGAAGAACAGAGGGTTCCACA ATCAATGGACCTTAAGGTAGCCACAATGCCCCTAGACCAGCTCCGCCATGTGGAAGGTACCGTTATTCTCCATATCGTTTCTGTTATCAACCTGGATCAGGACCTAGGCAAGGAACTAATCAGACTTCTAAAG GCTGAGCAACAAAAGGACCCTGGCAGAGCCCTGTGTCCCTTCAGTGTGGCTCTTTTGCTGTCGGTTGCAGTAAAACACAGACTGCAGGAGCAG ATATTTGATTTATTGAAAACATCAATCACAAGAAGCTGCAAGGACCTGCAGTTCCTTCAGGCCTCCAAGTTCCTGCAAGATTTGTTTCCTCAACAGTATGATGTAACTGCTGTAATTCTGGAAGTGGTAAAAAATAG TGCATTTGGCTGGGACCACGTTACTCAGGGCCTGGTGGATCTTGGCTTCAGCCTAATGGAATCATATGAACCAAAAAAGCCCTTTGGAGGAAAAACTGCTGATACCAGTTCTGGCCTTTCAAAAATGCCAGCCCAGCAGGCTTGCAGACTGGGAGCGAGTATCCTGCTGGAAACGTTTAAG GTTCATGACCCCATCAGAAGTGATATTCTTGAGCAGGTCCTGAATAGAGTCCTTACAAAAGCAGCATCACCTGTCAGCCACTTCATAG acttgCTGTCCAATATTGTTGTGTCTGCTCCTCTTGTGCTTCAGACTTCATCCTCCAAAGTCACAGAGACCTTTGACAATTTGTCCTTTCTGCCCATCGACACAGTGCAAGGGCTCCTCCGGGCAGTACAG CCTCTCCTCAAAGTCAGCATGTCAGCAAGGGACTCCCTGATACTCGTTCTCCAAAAAGCTATATTTTCCAG GCAGCTTGATGCTCGTAAAGCTGCAGTTGCTGGCTTCTTGCTTCTGTTAAGAAATTTTAAGATTCTGGGCAGCTTGTCCTCTTCCCAGTGCAGCCAGGCCATTGGTGCCACTCAG GTCCAGGCAGATGTTCATGCCTGCTATAATTCTGCAGCTAATGAGGCCTTCTGCCTGGAAATCCTGGGCAGCCTGAGGCGATGTTTGAGCCAGCAATCGGATGTTCGACTCATGTTATATGAG GGTTTTTATGATGTCCTTCGCAGGAACTCCCAGCTGGCCAGCTCTATAATGGAAATGCTCTTGTCCCAG ATAAAGCAATATTACTTGCCCCAGCCAGACCTCCTGCCTCCACTGAAACTTGAAGGATGTATTATGGCTCAAGGAGATCAAATCTTTCTGCAAGAACCACTG GCCCATCTGCTCTGCTGTATCCAGCACTGTCTTGCCTGGTATAAGAGCACTGTGCATCTGTGCCAACAAGCTGAAGATGAcgatgaggaggaggatgtgggatTTGAGCAAAACTTTGAAGACATGCTAGAATCTGTCACACGGCGAATGATCAAGAGTGAGCTGGAAGACTTTGAACTG GATAAGTCAGCagatttttctctgtcttctggtGTTGGTGTAAAGAATAACATCTATGCCATCCAGGTGATGGGAATTTGTGAGGTCCTGATTGAGTACAACTTCAACATAGGGAATTTCAG TAAGAACAAGTTTGAGGATGTCCTAGGCTTGTTTACATGTTACAACAAACTCTCTGAAATCCTGAAGGAGAAAGCTGGAAAGAACAAATCTACCTTGGGCAACAAAACTGCACGGAGCTTCCTGTCCATGGGTTTTGTATCTACTCTGCTCACAGCTCTGTTCAG GGACAATGCCCAAAGCCACGAGGAGAGCCTGGGAGTTCTGCGCTCCAGCACAGAGTTCCTGCGCTATGCTGTCAGTGTAGCTCTGCAGAAagtgcagcagctggaggagacagGACAAACTGATGGACCAGATGGACAAAATCCTGAGAAGATGTTTCAGAACCTCTGCAAAATCACACG GGTTCTGCTTTGGAGGTACACATCAGTTCCCACTGTTGTTGAAGAGTCGGGGAAGAAGAAGGGCAAAAGCATTTCGCTTCTGTGCTTGGAAGGTTTGCTGCGGATCTTCAACACAGTGCAGCAGCTCTATGCTGCCAGGATCCCCCAGTTTCTACAAGCTCTGG ATATTACTGATGGTGACGCAGAAGAAACGGATATTAATGTCACAGAGAAAGCTGCCTTCCAGATCCGACAGTTTCAG AGGTCTCTGGTGAACCAGTTCAGCAGTGCTGAAGATGACTTCAACTCCAAGGAAACGCAGTCACTCATCACAGTTCTCTCCACTTTGTCCAAACATCTCGATCCAGCCTCTCAGCAG TTCCTTCAATTCCTGACTTGGACAGTGAAAATTTGCAAAGAAAACGCTCTTG AGGATGTCGCTTGCTGCAAAGGTTTGCTGTCTCTGCTTTTCAGTCTCCATGTTCTGTACAAGAGCCCTGTCGGTCTGCTGCGTGAGCTCGCACAAGACATCCATGCTTGCCTGGGAGACATAGATCAG GATATGGAAGTGGAGAGTCGATCCCATTTTGCCATAGTGAATGCCAAGACTGCAGCCCCTACTGTCTGT CTGCTGGTTCTGGCTCAGGCAGATAAGGTCCTTGAAGAGGTGGATTGGCTTATCAAGAAACTCACCAGCCTGGGATCAGACGCATCAG AAGACTCTTCTCAGGCATCAAACCAAAGCCAGGCTCTGGAGAAAGGTGTAATTCTGCAGCTGGGAACTCTGCTGACGGTTTATCATGAGCTGGTACAGACAGCACTCCCTGCAGGGAGCTGTGTGGACACGCTGCTGCGAAGCCTCAGCAAGACATACGCAATTCTCACCTCCCTCATCAAACAT TATATCCAAGCTTGCCGCAGCACCTCGAATACAATTCCAGGAAGGCTAGAAAAGCTG GTGAAGCTCTCGGGTTCCCATTTGACTCCACAGTGTTACTCATTCATTACGTATGTACAG CTTGTAATGCTGTCAGCTGGCCAGAGCCTTACTTGGCTGGCCTTTCTTCCCTGCTGA
- the FANCI gene encoding Fanconi anemia group I protein isoform X3: MAQRILELAAEEAPERLQEALQSLGESELGDMVTRQALKGRETAALLRGIFKGSPCSQRSGVLRRLQVYKHCIPLVESGDLNLGKVSEIIGLLMLEARQLPGHALAELATLFVDVVKGGSLSNGKSLELFSTVLTALASLKENLAYGKGELNGEEFKKQLINTLCSSKWDPQSVIHLANMFRDIPLSGEELQFVVEKVLRMFSKLDLQEIPPLVYQLLLLSAKGSKKTVLEGIISFFNELDKRQKEEQRVPQSMDLKVATMPLDQLRHVEGTVILHIVSVINLDQDLGKELIRLLKAEQQKDPGRALCPFSVALLLSVAVKHRLQEQIFDLLKTSITRSCKDLQFLQASKFLQDLFPQQYDVTAVILEVVKNSAFGWDHVTQGLVDLGFSLMESYEPKKPFGGKTADTSSGLSKMPAQQACRLGASILLETFKVHDPIRSDILEQVLNRVLTKAASPVSHFIDLLSNIVVSAPLVLQTSSSKVTETFDNLSFLPIDTVQGLLRAVQPLLKVSMSARDSLILVLQKAIFSRQLDARKAAVAGFLLLLRNFKILGSLSSSQCSQAIGATQVQADVHACYNSAANEAFCLEILGSLRRCLSQQSDVRLMLYEGFYDVLRRNSQLASSIMEMLLSQIKQYYLPQPDLLPPLKLEGCIMAQGDQIFLQEPLAHLLCCIQHCLAWYKSTVHLCQQAEDDDEEEDVGFEQNFEDMLESVTRRMIKSELEDFELDKSADFSLSSGVGVKNNIYAIQVMGICEVLIEYNFNIGNFSKNKFEDVLGLFTCYNKLSEILKEKAGKNKSTLGNKTARSFLSMGFVSTLLTALFRDNAQSHEESLGVLRSSTEFLRYAVSVALQKVQQLEETGQTDGPDGQNPEKMFQNLCKITRVLLWRYTSVPTVVEESGKKKGKSISLLCLEGLLRIFNTVQQLYAARIPQFLQALDITDGDAEETDINVTEKAAFQIRQFQRSLVNQFSSAEDDFNSKETQSLITVLSTLSKHLDPASQQFLQFLTWTVKICKENALEDVACCKGLLSLLFSLHVLYKSPVGLLRELAQDIHACLGDIDQDMEVESRSHFAIVNAKTAAPTVCLLVLAQADKVLEEVDWLIKKLTSLGSDASEDSSQASNQSQALEKGVILQLGTLLTVYHELVQTALPAGSCVDTLLRSLSKTYAILTSLIKHYIQACRSTSNTIPGRLEKLVKLSGSHLTPQCYSFITYVQITLNFILLVSLLSCHLACNAVSWPEPYLAGLSSLLTL; the protein is encoded by the exons ATGGCCCAGCGCATCCTGGAGCTGGCGGCCGAGGAGGCCCCGGAGCGACTCCAGGAggccctgcagagcctgggggagaGCGAG CTGGGCGACATGGTGACAAGGCAGGCCCTGAAGGGGAGGGAGACGGCAGCTTTGCTTAGAGGCATCTTCAAAG GCTCCCCTTGTTCCCAGAGAAGCGGTGTTCTCAGGAGGCTTCAGGTTTACAAGCACTGCATCCCGCTAGTGGAGTCAGGAGACCTGAATTTGGGCAAGGTGTCTGAAATCATAGGACTGCTGATGCTGGAG GCTCGACAGCTGCCAGGCCACGCATTGGCTGAACTTGCCACCCTGTTTGTTGATGTTGTTAAAGGCGGCAGCCTGTCTAATGGGAAATCCTTGGAGTTGTTTTCCACCGTTCTCACTGCACTGGCCAGTCTGAAGGAGAACCTGGCTTATGGGAAAG GTGAACTGAACGGGGAAGAGTTTAAGAAACAACTGATAAACACCCTCTGCTCAAGCAA GTGGGATCCTCAGAGTGTAATACATCTTGCCAACATGTTCAG GGATATTCCACTATCGGGAGAGGAGCTGCAGTTTGTGGTGGAAAAGGTCCTTAGGATGTTCTCCAAATTAGACCTGCAGGAAATTCCCCCTCTGGTCTATcagttgctgctgctttctgcaaaG GGCAGTAAGAAGACTGTTTTAGAAGGAATAATCAGTTTTTTCAATGAGTTGGATAAGAGACAAAAGGAAGAACAGAGGGTTCCACA ATCAATGGACCTTAAGGTAGCCACAATGCCCCTAGACCAGCTCCGCCATGTGGAAGGTACCGTTATTCTCCATATCGTTTCTGTTATCAACCTGGATCAGGACCTAGGCAAGGAACTAATCAGACTTCTAAAG GCTGAGCAACAAAAGGACCCTGGCAGAGCCCTGTGTCCCTTCAGTGTGGCTCTTTTGCTGTCGGTTGCAGTAAAACACAGACTGCAGGAGCAG ATATTTGATTTATTGAAAACATCAATCACAAGAAGCTGCAAGGACCTGCAGTTCCTTCAGGCCTCCAAGTTCCTGCAAGATTTGTTTCCTCAACAGTATGATGTAACTGCTGTAATTCTGGAAGTGGTAAAAAATAG TGCATTTGGCTGGGACCACGTTACTCAGGGCCTGGTGGATCTTGGCTTCAGCCTAATGGAATCATATGAACCAAAAAAGCCCTTTGGAGGAAAAACTGCTGATACCAGTTCTGGCCTTTCAAAAATGCCAGCCCAGCAGGCTTGCAGACTGGGAGCGAGTATCCTGCTGGAAACGTTTAAG GTTCATGACCCCATCAGAAGTGATATTCTTGAGCAGGTCCTGAATAGAGTCCTTACAAAAGCAGCATCACCTGTCAGCCACTTCATAG acttgCTGTCCAATATTGTTGTGTCTGCTCCTCTTGTGCTTCAGACTTCATCCTCCAAAGTCACAGAGACCTTTGACAATTTGTCCTTTCTGCCCATCGACACAGTGCAAGGGCTCCTCCGGGCAGTACAG CCTCTCCTCAAAGTCAGCATGTCAGCAAGGGACTCCCTGATACTCGTTCTCCAAAAAGCTATATTTTCCAG GCAGCTTGATGCTCGTAAAGCTGCAGTTGCTGGCTTCTTGCTTCTGTTAAGAAATTTTAAGATTCTGGGCAGCTTGTCCTCTTCCCAGTGCAGCCAGGCCATTGGTGCCACTCAG GTCCAGGCAGATGTTCATGCCTGCTATAATTCTGCAGCTAATGAGGCCTTCTGCCTGGAAATCCTGGGCAGCCTGAGGCGATGTTTGAGCCAGCAATCGGATGTTCGACTCATGTTATATGAG GGTTTTTATGATGTCCTTCGCAGGAACTCCCAGCTGGCCAGCTCTATAATGGAAATGCTCTTGTCCCAG ATAAAGCAATATTACTTGCCCCAGCCAGACCTCCTGCCTCCACTGAAACTTGAAGGATGTATTATGGCTCAAGGAGATCAAATCTTTCTGCAAGAACCACTG GCCCATCTGCTCTGCTGTATCCAGCACTGTCTTGCCTGGTATAAGAGCACTGTGCATCTGTGCCAACAAGCTGAAGATGAcgatgaggaggaggatgtgggatTTGAGCAAAACTTTGAAGACATGCTAGAATCTGTCACACGGCGAATGATCAAGAGTGAGCTGGAAGACTTTGAACTG GATAAGTCAGCagatttttctctgtcttctggtGTTGGTGTAAAGAATAACATCTATGCCATCCAGGTGATGGGAATTTGTGAGGTCCTGATTGAGTACAACTTCAACATAGGGAATTTCAG TAAGAACAAGTTTGAGGATGTCCTAGGCTTGTTTACATGTTACAACAAACTCTCTGAAATCCTGAAGGAGAAAGCTGGAAAGAACAAATCTACCTTGGGCAACAAAACTGCACGGAGCTTCCTGTCCATGGGTTTTGTATCTACTCTGCTCACAGCTCTGTTCAG GGACAATGCCCAAAGCCACGAGGAGAGCCTGGGAGTTCTGCGCTCCAGCACAGAGTTCCTGCGCTATGCTGTCAGTGTAGCTCTGCAGAAagtgcagcagctggaggagacagGACAAACTGATGGACCAGATGGACAAAATCCTGAGAAGATGTTTCAGAACCTCTGCAAAATCACACG GGTTCTGCTTTGGAGGTACACATCAGTTCCCACTGTTGTTGAAGAGTCGGGGAAGAAGAAGGGCAAAAGCATTTCGCTTCTGTGCTTGGAAGGTTTGCTGCGGATCTTCAACACAGTGCAGCAGCTCTATGCTGCCAGGATCCCCCAGTTTCTACAAGCTCTGG ATATTACTGATGGTGACGCAGAAGAAACGGATATTAATGTCACAGAGAAAGCTGCCTTCCAGATCCGACAGTTTCAG AGGTCTCTGGTGAACCAGTTCAGCAGTGCTGAAGATGACTTCAACTCCAAGGAAACGCAGTCACTCATCACAGTTCTCTCCACTTTGTCCAAACATCTCGATCCAGCCTCTCAGCAG TTCCTTCAATTCCTGACTTGGACAGTGAAAATTTGCAAAGAAAACGCTCTTG AGGATGTCGCTTGCTGCAAAGGTTTGCTGTCTCTGCTTTTCAGTCTCCATGTTCTGTACAAGAGCCCTGTCGGTCTGCTGCGTGAGCTCGCACAAGACATCCATGCTTGCCTGGGAGACATAGATCAG GATATGGAAGTGGAGAGTCGATCCCATTTTGCCATAGTGAATGCCAAGACTGCAGCCCCTACTGTCTGT CTGCTGGTTCTGGCTCAGGCAGATAAGGTCCTTGAAGAGGTGGATTGGCTTATCAAGAAACTCACCAGCCTGGGATCAGACGCATCAG AAGACTCTTCTCAGGCATCAAACCAAAGCCAGGCTCTGGAGAAAGGTGTAATTCTGCAGCTGGGAACTCTGCTGACGGTTTATCATGAGCTGGTACAGACAGCACTCCCTGCAGGGAGCTGTGTGGACACGCTGCTGCGAAGCCTCAGCAAGACATACGCAATTCTCACCTCCCTCATCAAACAT TATATCCAAGCTTGCCGCAGCACCTCGAATACAATTCCAGGAAGGCTAGAAAAGCTG GTGAAGCTCTCGGGTTCCCATTTGACTCCACAGTGTTACTCATTCATTACGTATGTACAG ATTACCCTCAATTTCATCCTTCTTGTATCGCTGCTTTCCTGTCATCTAGCTTGTAATGCTGTCAGCTGGCCAGAGCCTTACTTGGCTGGCCTTTCTTCCCTGCTGACCCTCTAA